One genomic window of Candidatus Eisenbacteria bacterium includes the following:
- a CDS encoding GNAT family N-acetyltransferase gives MKIFVRPMSQLAPSVVELLVGNCFFSTPGFAEIWRTKGGRSVAWVAENDGEISAILPGVEFGHGRLCRFMSMPDGCYGGVFFAKGLTREREPIAQRLIDEIVRRRYSKTYLFDFYGSVPLHPRFETVLCATTLVDISDPEWVPPDRKLLSQIRKADREGIRVEPFDWDQHNNRFMKLVRSTDRRHGRALKYPASFFEALARLARRDSRIHWMWCEYDGKPASSQIYVVENGALQAWQTYFDREFSFLKPNQYMRFMLCRKVAKLGIKRLNLGATPGGAVGLARYKSRWGGEPFLYNCYVLRTGLGRIL, from the coding sequence ATGAAGATTTTCGTGCGTCCGATGTCACAACTCGCGCCTTCCGTGGTGGAACTACTGGTAGGAAACTGCTTTTTCTCCACGCCTGGGTTTGCCGAAATCTGGCGCACCAAAGGAGGCAGGTCGGTTGCCTGGGTAGCGGAAAACGACGGCGAAATCTCTGCAATTCTGCCCGGCGTCGAGTTTGGTCACGGCCGGCTCTGCAGATTCATGAGCATGCCGGACGGTTGTTATGGCGGAGTCTTCTTTGCAAAGGGACTCACCCGAGAGAGGGAACCGATCGCTCAGCGATTGATTGACGAGATTGTTCGTCGTCGCTACTCGAAGACGTACCTGTTCGATTTCTACGGTTCGGTCCCCTTGCACCCGAGGTTCGAGACCGTCCTGTGCGCCACAACGCTGGTGGACATCTCCGATCCGGAATGGGTGCCGCCTGACAGGAAGCTACTGTCGCAGATCCGCAAAGCAGACCGCGAGGGAATCCGAGTCGAACCGTTTGACTGGGATCAACACAATAATAGATTCATGAAGCTGGTACGCTCGACTGACAGGCGACACGGCCGTGCGCTCAAATACCCCGCGTCATTTTTCGAGGCTCTTGCCCGACTGGCCCGGCGAGACAGCAGGATTCACTGGATGTGGTGCGAATACGACGGGAAGCCGGCCTCGTCGCAGATCTACGTTGTCGAGAACGGGGCTCTCCAGGCGTGGCAGACGTACTTCGACAGGGAGTTTTCGTTCCTCAAACCGAATCAATACATGCGATTCATGTTGTGTCGAAAGGTGGCCAAACTCGGAATCAAGCGGCTGAATCTGGGTGCGACTCCCGGGGGCGCAGTAGGGTTGGCTCGTTACAAGAGCCGCTGGGGAGGAGAGCCGTTTCTTTACAATTGCTACGTTCTGAGGACCGGGCTCGGCAGGATTTTGTGA
- a CDS encoding cystathionine gamma-synthase, with the protein MRRRETMKFSTKAIHVGQEPDPLTGAVIVPVYFTSTYAQESPGKHKGYEYSRTQNPTRKALEQCAAALENGKYGLAFASGMAAINNVLNLLKNGDHVVCTDDMYGGTYRILDKVYSDYGIEFSLADSTNSSNVESQIRKNTRMLWIETPSNPLLRIADLREIARIGKDRGIITVVDNTFATPYFQLPLDVGIDVVVHSTTKYLGGHSDVVGGLVITNNEEHFRRLRFCQNAVGAVPGPMDAWLVLRGIKTLAVRMREHFTNALEVAKFLEAHPRVSRVIYPWLDSHPQCELAKKQMSGMSGMISFEIKGGLDDARRFLERVKLFALAESLGGVESLIEHPAIMTHAYVPAEMRLKRGITDSLIRLSVGIENVEDLIDDLAAALG; encoded by the coding sequence ATGAGGAGAAGGGAAACCATGAAATTCTCTACAAAAGCCATACACGTCGGCCAGGAACCTGATCCGCTCACGGGCGCGGTAATCGTCCCCGTGTATTTCACTTCCACGTACGCGCAGGAGAGCCCGGGAAAACACAAGGGCTACGAGTACTCGAGGACGCAGAATCCGACGAGGAAAGCCCTCGAACAGTGTGCAGCGGCCCTGGAGAACGGGAAGTACGGTCTCGCGTTCGCATCGGGGATGGCGGCCATCAACAACGTGTTGAACCTCCTCAAGAACGGCGACCACGTTGTCTGCACGGACGACATGTACGGAGGGACCTACCGCATACTGGACAAGGTGTACAGCGACTACGGGATCGAGTTTTCCCTTGCCGACAGTACCAATTCCTCAAACGTAGAGTCTCAAATTCGGAAGAACACAAGAATGCTCTGGATCGAAACCCCGAGCAATCCGCTGCTTCGCATCGCCGACTTGCGGGAGATCGCTCGGATAGGGAAAGACCGGGGAATAATCACGGTCGTTGACAACACTTTTGCTACCCCCTATTTCCAGTTGCCGCTGGACGTGGGCATTGACGTGGTTGTTCACAGCACGACCAAGTATCTGGGCGGTCACAGCGACGTGGTGGGAGGACTCGTCATCACAAACAACGAGGAACACTTCCGGCGGCTCAGGTTCTGCCAGAACGCCGTTGGCGCCGTTCCGGGGCCGATGGACGCCTGGCTGGTGCTGAGGGGAATCAAGACTCTTGCGGTGAGGATGAGAGAGCATTTCACCAACGCGCTCGAAGTGGCGAAGTTCCTCGAAGCTCATCCCCGCGTGAGTAGAGTCATCTATCCGTGGCTCGACAGCCATCCGCAGTGCGAGCTTGCCAAGAAGCAGATGTCGGGGATGAGCGGGATGATTTCATTCGAGATCAAGGGAGGGCTCGACGACGCGAGGCGCTTTCTCGAGCGAGTGAAACTCTTTGCCTTGGCCGAAAGCCTCGGTGGCGTTGAATCTCTCATCGAGCATCCGGCAATAATGACTCACGCGTACGTCCCGGCCGAAATGCGATTGAAACGAGGCATAACAGATTCTCTCATCCGCCTGTCGGTCGGAATAGAGAACGTAGAAGACTTGATCGACGATCTCGCCGCTGCGCTAGGGTAG
- a CDS encoding tryptophanase, whose amino-acid sequence MSIKLSNGKVIPIEMHKVRIVQKTTLPPAAHRLKAMGEAGYNTFLLRTRDIFLDMLTDSGTNAMSDNQLAAMMVADDAYAGCESFYKLASSVKDILGFDYTIPVHQGRAAEHLIAKVFVKPGDYVIMNYHFTTTKAHFVLAGATVLELCTDETFNTQSKSPFKGNLDIKKFEDAIKKYGAKKIPFVRMEATTNLVGGQPFSLSNLREVKKVASANGIPLVFDASLISENAYFIKTREKEYANKSIAEIIREMMSLVDLLYLSGRKSASVRGGMMATNNKEYYQRILDWLPVYEGFATYGGMSTKEIEAMAVGLREMTEFNVAGASPEFIEYFVGRLLETGVPVVTPAGGLACHVDAMRFVPHIPQAQYPAGALAAAIYIASGIRSMERGTISNDRDLDGNEVYADLELARLAVPRRVYTMSHIEYAVDRLTWLYKHRDLIKGLKFVEEPKVLRFFFGRLEALDNWSEKLAKAFETDFGTNC is encoded by the coding sequence ATGAGTATCAAGCTATCTAACGGCAAAGTAATCCCAATAGAGATGCACAAGGTAAGAATTGTGCAGAAAACCACCCTACCGCCGGCTGCACACCGGCTCAAGGCCATGGGAGAAGCCGGTTACAACACATTCTTGCTTCGAACGAGAGATATCTTCCTCGACATGCTCACAGATAGCGGAACCAACGCAATGAGTGATAACCAGCTCGCCGCGATGATGGTCGCAGACGATGCCTACGCGGGATGCGAGAGCTTCTACAAGCTGGCCAGTTCCGTGAAGGACATTCTCGGCTTCGACTATACGATACCCGTGCACCAGGGTAGAGCGGCCGAGCATCTTATCGCCAAAGTTTTTGTGAAGCCCGGCGACTACGTGATAATGAACTATCACTTCACCACGACGAAGGCGCATTTCGTGTTGGCCGGCGCCACTGTTCTCGAGCTCTGCACGGATGAGACTTTCAACACTCAGAGCAAGAGCCCGTTCAAGGGCAACCTGGACATCAAGAAATTCGAAGACGCGATAAAGAAGTACGGCGCGAAGAAGATTCCTTTCGTCAGGATGGAGGCGACTACCAACCTCGTTGGGGGACAGCCGTTCTCACTGAGCAACCTGCGTGAAGTGAAGAAAGTGGCTTCGGCAAACGGAATCCCACTGGTGTTTGACGCCAGCCTCATATCCGAGAACGCGTACTTCATCAAGACGCGCGAGAAGGAATACGCCAACAAGTCCATCGCCGAAATCATCCGGGAAATGATGAGCCTCGTGGACCTCTTGTATCTGTCCGGTCGCAAGAGCGCTTCAGTGCGAGGCGGCATGATGGCCACAAACAATAAAGAGTACTATCAGAGGATACTCGATTGGCTGCCCGTCTATGAAGGATTCGCAACATACGGCGGTATGTCCACGAAAGAGATCGAAGCCATGGCAGTAGGTCTCAGAGAAATGACCGAGTTCAACGTGGCAGGCGCCTCTCCGGAGTTCATCGAGTACTTCGTCGGAAGGTTACTCGAGACCGGCGTACCGGTGGTTACACCTGCAGGCGGATTGGCATGCCACGTGGACGCGATGCGTTTCGTGCCCCACATACCCCAGGCGCAGTATCCCGCCGGCGCCCTCGCGGCGGCCATCTACATCGCCTCCGGCATCAGAAGCATGGAACGAGGCACTATTTCTAACGACAGAGATCTGGACGGCAACGAAGTGTACGCAGATCTGGAATTGGCGCGACTCGCCGTTCCGCGTCGCGTGTACACCATGTCACACATCGAGTATGCCGTCGATCGACTGACCTGGCTGTACAAGCACCGAGACTTGATCAAGGGGTTGAAGTTCGTGGAGGAACCGAAAGTCTTGAGGTTCTTCTTCGGCAGGTTGGAAGCCCTGGACAATTGGAGTGAGAAACTAGCGAAGGCGTTCGAGACCGATTTTGGAACGAATTGCTAG
- a CDS encoding phosphoenolpyruvate carboxykinase (ATP), which yields MSVPYDPPLYARFVENLRAILSAPPASTPNIRDVTLSDLAPLAMQTGFRTRNGSYCWRSAVSSRMAAKTVFLGSPDVWVPKMTDVQRQIVEAAPEELHKVLHLMRTLPFVRLKRRLCDNNEFNPSCTLYMSVADPKNHRTAYMWGNTLAEPDKKKPGPNFTMIHIPDEHSLRMQILSLPEYDLNIALGTDYTGEDKKGFLRQGMFRADQRGMLGLHAGTKLVTVHDAIDKKLKTYGVFMFGLTATGKSTWSCHQLGLNQKRGEGTRVVQDDIVFLRSDGSAFGTEVGFYVKTDVDKVEQEAMYNALSDKTALLENVMVNADGTVNFLDERLGENGRGVIRRDRLKVKMGRKMVGISYKSIDLPPLEELDGLVFAFITRRNTILPTAQELTPEQAVLAYLWGESTHSFATVPAKAGESARIVGTDDFIVGSQGRKVNRFHEMIMTLVNRYPGKIRFFQYNTGGVGEIIETETVGGQSKKRLVRKATRVPIPLMSAIQRGDLRGTNRYEVGKFGTGEIVSCEEGDLRAYDPARFYPAEEIERYAAELLEGRRKFTEEIGKQGLKPEIVKLAEESFDVMSGEARKGTVRGAAKAIRGSVAARAEEAEKTKERPLPTLSELGSSIPTSQWITPSSLRSRPPRQGGTRRS from the coding sequence ATGTCAGTCCCGTATGATCCTCCGCTTTATGCAAGATTCGTCGAGAATCTGAGAGCCATTCTTTCCGCGCCGCCCGCATCGACTCCGAACATACGCGACGTGACGCTGAGTGACCTCGCGCCGCTCGCCATGCAAACGGGCTTCCGTACAAGGAACGGCTCTTATTGCTGGCGCTCCGCCGTTTCTAGCAGGATGGCGGCGAAGACGGTTTTTCTGGGAAGTCCGGACGTGTGGGTGCCGAAGATGACCGACGTTCAGCGGCAAATCGTTGAAGCCGCGCCAGAGGAATTGCACAAAGTGCTTCACCTGATGCGCACGCTTCCGTTTGTGCGGCTAAAACGCAGGCTGTGCGACAACAACGAGTTCAATCCAAGTTGCACTCTCTACATGTCAGTGGCCGACCCAAAGAATCACCGCACGGCGTACATGTGGGGAAACACGCTCGCAGAACCAGACAAGAAGAAGCCCGGCCCTAATTTTACAATGATTCACATTCCCGATGAGCACTCCTTGAGGATGCAGATTCTTTCTCTTCCGGAATACGATCTCAACATTGCTCTCGGGACCGACTACACCGGCGAAGACAAGAAGGGCTTCCTGCGGCAGGGGATGTTCCGCGCAGACCAGCGGGGAATGCTGGGACTTCACGCCGGCACGAAGCTTGTCACCGTCCACGACGCCATTGACAAGAAGCTCAAGACGTACGGCGTTTTCATGTTCGGTCTCACCGCAACAGGAAAATCTACGTGGTCATGCCACCAGCTCGGCCTCAACCAGAAGCGTGGAGAGGGGACCAGGGTCGTTCAAGACGACATAGTGTTCCTGCGTTCGGACGGTAGCGCATTCGGAACCGAGGTCGGCTTCTACGTCAAGACTGATGTCGACAAGGTCGAGCAAGAAGCGATGTACAACGCGCTCAGCGACAAGACCGCGCTTCTCGAGAACGTGATGGTCAACGCCGACGGCACGGTCAATTTCCTCGACGAGCGCCTCGGGGAGAACGGCCGCGGCGTCATAAGGCGAGACAGACTGAAGGTGAAGATGGGCCGAAAGATGGTCGGCATCAGTTACAAGAGCATCGACCTTCCGCCGCTCGAGGAGCTTGATGGTCTCGTCTTCGCGTTTATTACTCGCCGCAATACTATCCTCCCCACGGCGCAGGAGCTTACCCCGGAACAGGCGGTACTTGCGTATCTTTGGGGAGAGTCAACGCACAGTTTTGCAACCGTGCCGGCCAAGGCGGGGGAAAGCGCGCGAATTGTGGGGACCGACGATTTCATCGTGGGGTCGCAAGGACGGAAAGTGAATCGCTTCCATGAAATGATAATGACACTTGTAAACCGCTACCCCGGCAAGATTCGCTTCTTCCAATACAACACCGGAGGCGTCGGAGAAATCATCGAAACGGAGACCGTAGGTGGGCAGAGCAAGAAGCGTCTTGTTCGAAAAGCGACTCGCGTGCCGATACCTCTTATGTCTGCGATTCAGAGGGGAGACTTGCGTGGGACCAACAGGTACGAGGTAGGAAAGTTCGGTACCGGAGAGATTGTTTCCTGCGAAGAGGGCGACCTCCGCGCGTACGACCCTGCCAGATTCTATCCCGCGGAAGAAATCGAGCGCTACGCGGCGGAACTCTTGGAAGGCAGGAGGAAGTTTACCGAGGAAATAGGAAAGCAGGGGCTCAAGCCTGAGATCGTGAAGCTGGCCGAGGAATCCTTCGACGTGATGAGTGGGGAAGCGCGTAAGGGAACAGTCAGGGGGGCGGCCAAAGCAATTCGCGGGTCAGTGGCCGCGCGCGCGGAAGAGGCGGAGAAGACAAAGGAGCGCCCCTTGCCGACACTCTCCGAACTTGGCTCCTCGATTCCCACGTCGCAGTGGATCACTCCGTCGTCGTTGAGGTCCCGCCCGCCCAGGCAAGGCGGGACGAGAAGGAGCTAG